One window of the Primulina eburnea isolate SZY01 chromosome 18, ASM2296580v1, whole genome shotgun sequence genome contains the following:
- the LOC140820162 gene encoding uncharacterized protein encodes MRDWRGDEEDDNGGERVCCYFHPREMVIGVCAFCLHERLSAIASSQERTKRHFHHTFCSLKKVFSLTRFFNRVENFKQRKKSEDSDGCSSSLCSQEDSFISIKFEANGVALWDKDKIPKIPLNSRSWTHGKGNKVKKIKKSVLGRLKPCGMPRWRRRIGRFLDFFKWRKSKKESRCKRRKVEGSRARFFFFFFFFFYFLI; translated from the exons ATGAGAGATTGGAGAGGAGACGAAGAAGACGACAATGGCGGCGAGAGGGTCTGCTGTTACTTCCATCCGAGGGAGATGGTGATCGGGGTCTGCGCTTTCTGCTTGCATGAGAGACTCTCCGCCATAGCTTCGAGCCAGGAGAGAACGAAGCGCCATTTTCACCACACTTTCTGCAGTTTGAAGAAGGTTTTCTCACTCACGAGATTCTTCAATCGCGTGGAGAATTtcaagcagcggaagaaatctgAGGACTCCGATGGATGCTCTTCGTCTCTCTGCAGTCAAGAAG ACTCATTCATATCCATTAAGTTTGAAGCCAATGGTGTGGCTTTATGGGATAAAGATAAAATCCCCAAAATACCCCTCAATTCGCGATCTTGGACTCATGGCAAAGGGAACAAGGTCAAGAAAATCAAGAAGAGTGTGTTGGGACGCTTGAAGCCATGCGGCATGCCGAGGTGGCGAAGGCGGATTGGTCGGTTCTTGGATTTTTTTAAATGGAGGAAGTCCAAGAAGGAAAGTAGATGCAAGAGAAGAAAGGTAGAGGGTTCAAGagcaagattttttttttttttttttttttttttttatttcctaATCTAG
- the LOC140820045 gene encoding uncharacterized protein: MAKVSCHVSVETAKTVLEVADLAWSALECGHRHNNHDPEPPSGFVEEDAESLRSENHRLRLLLEKNLTLLQEMSASPALSQNCPPDLHEKLLSAVSDGRFLNELESLRENFDGGATCKFPFDDPSGADLEKVEVLVNVDSEEPSWWVWVSEEIIPRKIEEKSGIDNEAYVIVSEEQVVDGVAYFMARCILANPKTQNLTPQELQKALMKAMAGISTVEKMLNIWHAGMMFYTLATWGLALASLYHGRAILKLAATGVHHSSKLVMKAL, encoded by the exons ATGGCAAAAGTTTCGTGCCACGTGTCCGTTGAGACGGCGAAGACGGTGTTGGAGGTAGCCGACCTGGCCTGGTCCGCCTTGGAGTGCGGCCACCGCCACAATAACCACGACCCGGAACCGCCGTCCGGTTTCGTTGAAGAAGATGCGGAATCCTTGAGGTCTGAAAATCATCGCCTCCGCCTATTGCTCGAGAAGAATCTGACGCTTCTGCAGGAGATGTCGGCTTCTCCTGCCTTGTCACAGAATTGCCCTCCCGAT CTCCACGAGAAGCTCTTATCTGCCGTAAGTGATGGAAGATTTCTGAATGAACTTGAATCCCTCCGTGAAAATTTTGATGGTGGTGCCACCTGCAAGTTTCCATTTGATGATCCATCAG GTGCAGATTTGGAGAAAGTAGAAGTTTTGGTCAATGTGGATAGCGAGGAGCCAAGTTGGTGGGTGTGGGTTTCAGAAGAAATTATCCCACGTAAAATCGAGGAAAAGAGTGGAATCGACAATGAAGCTTATGTAATTGTAAGTGAAGAGCAAGTGGTGGATGGAGTGGCCTATTTTATGGCTAGATGTATTTTGGCCAACCCAAAAACTCAG AATCTTACTCCTCAAGAGCTTCAGAAAG CCTTAATGAAAGCAATGGCAGGCATTAGTACTGTTGAGAAGATGCTGAACATTTGGCATGCAGGAATGATGTTTTATACCTTAGCCACGTGGGGACTAGCTCTGGCGAG TTTGTACCATGGCCGTGCCATTTTGAAGCTTGCTGCGACTGGGGTTCATCATTCAAGCAAGCTAGTCATGAAAGCCCTCTAA
- the LOC140819896 gene encoding UDP-galactose transporter 1-like, which yields MEEIFLCQWGVIRSLLAILQWWSFNVAVIITNKWIFQKLDFKFPLTVSCIHFISSAIGAYLVIKVLKLKPLILVEPEDRWRRIFPMSFIFCINIVLGNVSLRYIPVSFMQTIKSFTPATTVVLQWLIWNKYFEWQIWASLIPIVGGILVTSITELSFNMLGFCAALFGCIATSTKTILAESLLHGYKFDSINTVYYMAPFATMILAVPAILLEGLGVLKWIHTCPSLFSSLLIIFGSGVLAFCLNFSIFYVIHSTTAVTFNVAGNLKVAVAVTCSWMIFRNPISVMNAVGCAITLAGCTFYGYVRQMLSLQTPGTPRTPRTPRTPRGKMELIPLVSEKLDDKV from the exons ATGGAGGAGATATTTTTGTGTCAGTGGGGTGTGATTCGATCGCTGTTAGCTATTCTTCAATGGTGGAGTTTCAATGTCGCCGTCATTATCACCAACAAATGGATCTTTCAG AAATTGGACTTCAAGTTTCCGTTAACGGTATCGTGCATTCACTTTATATCCTCGGCAATCGGTGCATACCTGGTAATTAAAGTGCTAAAACTTAAGCCGCTCATTTTGGTCGAACCTGAAGATCGATGGAGGAGGATTTTTCCCATGTCATTTATATTTTGTATCAACATAGTTCTAGGAAACGTGAGCCTGCGGTATATTCCTGTTTCTTTCATGCAAACAATCAAATCTTTCACTCCTGCAACAACAG TTGTCTTGCAGTGGCTGATCTGGAACAAGTATTTCGAATGGCAAATTTGGGCTTCTTTGATTCCCATTGTTGGAGGGATATTAGTTACGTCTATAACAGAGCTGAGTTTTAATATGCTCGGGTTCTGTGCTGCATTGTTTGGCTGCATCGCTACCTCTACAAAAACGATTCTTGCTGAGTCTCTGTTGCATGGGTACAAATTTGACAG CATAAACACGGTATACTACATGGCGCCATTTGCAACTATGATCTTGGCTGTACCAGCCATTCTACTGGAAGGTTTGGGGGTTCTGAAATGGATTCATACATGCCCCTCACTTTTTTCATCTCTCCTTATCATCTTCGGATCGGGGGTTCTAGCTTTTTGCTTGAACTTTTCGATCTTTTATGTAATTCACTCCACAACTGCCGTGACATTCAATGTTGCGGGGAATCTAAAG GTTGCTGTTGCTGTCACATGTTCGTGGATGATCTTCCGAAACCCAATCTCGGTGATGAATGCCGTTGGATGTGCTATAACTCTAGCTGGATGTACCTTCTATGGATATGTTAGGCAAATGCTTTCACTCCAAACACCCGGAACCCCTCGTACCCCTCGAACACCTCGGACCCCACGAGGGAAAATGGAGTTGATTCCTTTAGTCAGCGAGAAATTAGACGATAAGGTTTGA